The Streptococcus sanguinis genome contains the following window.
ATTTTTTAATTTTTATTCATTGTAATAAAATACTATCCTATTTGTAATCTAATTGTTTTCTATTCTTTATCTTTCAAAAACCTCCCTTCATGAATGAAACAGCTAGATAAATTCCAGCTATCGCTCTTTACAATCTCCGACCACTACCATTAAAACCAACCTCCTCTTTTTAAAAAAGTCAAACCTCCCCCTCCTACTATTTTAGGAATTTTAAAATAGTATAACCTAGCGCTATCATACCACAAGAAACCATTGATCTTTCTGATTAAAAATAGACGTGGCATCTCCTATCCTAAAAAAGCTGAAACACGAAATCTTGCGTGATTCTTCTATAATCGTTCAATCATAAAGTGGAGCTTAAAAAGCACCGCTCCTAATTATATTATAGGATAATATTTAGTGGCGGGCAAGAAATTATCGGCTGCAACAAAAAATCCCTCCCGAAAATCGGGAGGGGAAGTTCTTTATTTAAGAACAATATTTTCTTCAGTTTCAAATCCATCTGGCAGTTCTGTCACTTCGTTGATAATTTCAACTTCATTGACAGCCTGAGGTTCCAGATTGCGGTAGCGAGCCATGCCAGTACCAGCTGGAATAATCTTACCGATGATAACATTTTCTTTGAGTCCGAGCAGATGGTCTTTCTTACCACGGATAGCAGCATCTGTCAGGACACGAGTTGTTTCCTGGAAGGAAGCTGCAGACAGGAAGCTATTTGTCTCAAGGGAAGCCTTGGTGATTCCCATGAGGACTGGACGGGCTGTCGCAGGCACTCCGCCTGAGATAACCACATCACGGTTAGCATCTGTAAAGTCTGTAATATCCATGAGAGTTCCCATGAGAAGATCTGTATCTCCTGGATCCATGACGCGCACCTTGCGAATCATCTGGCGAACCATTACCTCGATGTGTTTGTCGCCGATTTCTACCCCTTGGCTACGGTAAACTTTTTGTACTTCAGCAAGCAGATAAGTTTCAACAGACAAGACATCGCGGACAGCCAGCAAGTGCTTCGGCTGGATAGAACCTTCAGTCAAGGCAGCACCGCGAGAGACTTGGTCTCCCACTTCAACCTTCATGCGAGCTGTAAATGGCACCACGTATTCACCTTCTCCAGTTGCACCTGTAACAAAGACCTTCTTGGTACGAGTAGATGCATCTTCTTCGATGGCAGTAACTTCACCCTTGACTTCAGTGATAACCGCTTCCCCTTTCGGATTGCGAGCTTCAAAGATTTCTTGGACACGAGGAAGACCTTGCGTGATATCGGTATTAGAGGCAACACCACCCGTGTGGAAGGTCCGCATGGTCAGCTGTGTACCAGGCTCCCCGATAGACTGGGCAGCGATGGTTCCGACTGCTTCACCGACTTCAACTGCATCGCCAGTTGCCAAGTTAATACCGTAACAATGACGGCAGACACCGTGGCGGGTGTTACATGTAAAGACGGAGCGAATCGTCACTTCTTCAACACCAGCATTGACAATCTCGCGCGCCTTGTCTTCTGTGATCAATTCATTTGGACCAATAATGACAGCACCAGTTTCTGGATGTTTAACCGTCTTCTTAGTGTAACGACCATTGAGACGCTCTTCCAGAGACTCGATCATTTCCTTACCTTCTGTGATAGAAGTGATGAGCAAGCCGCGGTCTGTACCACAGTCGTCTTCACGGATAATCACATCTTGGGCAACGTCAACCAGACGACGAGTCAGGTAACCTGAATCGGCAGTCTTAAGGGCCGTATCGGTCATACCCTTACGAGCACCGTGGGTTGAGAAGAACATTTCCAGAACGGACAGACCTTCACGGAAGTTAGACAAGATTGGCAATTCCATGATACGTCCATTTGGCGCAGCCATCAGACCACGCATACCAGCCAATTGAGAGAAGTTGGAGATATTACCACGGGCTCCAGAGTCCATCATCATAACGATAGGGTTCTTCGGATCCTGGTTGGCAACCAGACGTTTTTCCAATTTCTCACGAGCTGCCCGCCACTCAGCAGTAACTGCATTGTAGCGTTCGTCATCAGTAATCATACCGCGACGGAATTGTTTAGTAATTTGGTCCACGCGCTTGTGGGATTCTTCAATAATCTCAGCCTTGTCTTCAACAACTGGAATATCAGCGATACCCACTGTCAGACCAGCCAAAGTAGAATGATGGTAACCCAAGTTCTTCAAGCGGTCAAGAAGAGCAGATGTTTCTGTTGTACGGAAGCGTTTAAAGATTTCCGCAATGATATTTCCAAGATTCTTCTTCTTAAACGGAACATTGATCTCAAGCTGTTCAATAACTTCCTTGATATCTTGCCCTGACTCCAATAAGTACTTAGCTGGCACACCTTCTGTTAAGTTAGCATTAGTTGGCTCTTGCAGATAAGGCAATTCCTCTGGCATAATCGCGTTAAAGAGAATTTTACCAACAGTAGTAATCAAAATCTTATGCTTCTGGTCTTCTGTCCAAGGCTTATTAAGACTGTCTGTTGCGATACCAACACGAGTATGCAAGTGAACATAGCCGTTGCGGAAAGCCATAACCGCCTCATCCATATCTTTGAAAATCATGCCTTCGCCTTCGCGGCCAGCCTCTTCCATGGTCAAGTAGTAGTTCCCCAAGACCATATCCTGAGATGGTGTTACAACTGGCTTACCGTCTTTGGGATTCAAGATGTGCTCAGCAGCCAGCATGAGGATACGTGCTTCAGCTTGCGCTTCCTCTGACAATGGTACGTGGATAGCCATTTGGTCACCGTCAAAGTCGGCATTGTAGGCTTCACAGACCAGTGGATGCAAACGAAGAGCTTTACCATCAATCAGAACTGGCTCGAAAGCTTGAATTCCCAAACGGTGAAGGGTCGGTGCGCGGTTAAGAAGCACTGGGTGCTCCTTGATCACTTCTTCCAGAATATCCCAGATACGCTCATCTCCACGTTCTACCAAGCGTTTGGCAGCTTTCACGTTCTGCACAATATCACGGGCAACGATTTCCCGCATGACAAACGGCTTGAAGAGCTCAATCGCCATTTCACGCGGCACCCCACATTGATACATTTTCAATGTAGGACCAACGGCGATAACGGAACGACCTGAGAAGTCAACCCGTTTACCCAGCAAGTTTTGACGGAAACGTCCTTGTTTCCCTTTGAGCATGTGACTCAAAGACTTAAGCGGACGGCTGCCTGGCCCAGTAATTGGACGGCCACGACGACCATTATCAATCAAAGCATCAACCGCTTCTTGAAGCATCCGCTTCTCATTTTGAACGATGATACCAGGGGCATTGAGTTCCAGCAAACGAGCCAAACGGTTGTTCCGGTTGATAACACGGCGGTAGAGATCATTGAGGTCAGAAGCCGCAAAACGACCACCATCCAGCTGAACCATCGGGCGCAAATCTGGCGGAATAACCGGCAGGATATTGAGGACCATCCATTCTGGCTTATTGCCAGACTTGTAGAAGGCATCCAATACATCCAAGCGACGGACAGCCTTAATCCGTTTTTGACCTGAAGCAGTTTTCAATTCTTCTTTGAGGACAGCAATTTCAGCTTCCAAGTCCACTTGTTTCAAGAGGTCTTGAATAGCTTCTGCTCCCATTTTGGCTACAAATGAGCCTGCACCGTACTCGCGTAAACGTTCACGATACTCACGTTCCGTCATGATTGACTTGTGCTCTAGCGGTGTATCCTTTGGATCAATCACCACATAAGCCGCAAAATAAATGACTTCTTCCAGGGCACGTGGGCTCATATCCAAAGTGAGCCCCATGCGGCTTGGAATTCCTTTAAAGTACCAAATATGTGAAACAGGTGCCTTCAATTCGATATGGCCCATACGCTCACGGCGAACCTTGGCGCGGGTTACTTCAACACCACAGCGGTCACAGACGATTCCTTTGTAACGAATCCGTTTGTACTTACCACAGGCACATTCCCAGTCCTTGGTTGGACCGAAGATCACTTCGTCAAAAAGGCCT
Protein-coding sequences here:
- the rpoC gene encoding DNA-directed RNA polymerase subunit beta': MVDVNRFKSMQITLASPNKVRSWSYGEVKKPETINYRTLKPEREGLFDEVIFGPTKDWECACGKYKRIRYKGIVCDRCGVEVTRAKVRRERMGHIELKAPVSHIWYFKGIPSRMGLTLDMSPRALEEVIYFAAYVVIDPKDTPLEHKSIMTEREYRERLREYGAGSFVAKMGAEAIQDLLKQVDLEAEIAVLKEELKTASGQKRIKAVRRLDVLDAFYKSGNKPEWMVLNILPVIPPDLRPMVQLDGGRFAASDLNDLYRRVINRNNRLARLLELNAPGIIVQNEKRMLQEAVDALIDNGRRGRPITGPGSRPLKSLSHMLKGKQGRFRQNLLGKRVDFSGRSVIAVGPTLKMYQCGVPREMAIELFKPFVMREIVARDIVQNVKAAKRLVERGDERIWDILEEVIKEHPVLLNRAPTLHRLGIQAFEPVLIDGKALRLHPLVCEAYNADFDGDQMAIHVPLSEEAQAEARILMLAAEHILNPKDGKPVVTPSQDMVLGNYYLTMEEAGREGEGMIFKDMDEAVMAFRNGYVHLHTRVGIATDSLNKPWTEDQKHKILITTVGKILFNAIMPEELPYLQEPTNANLTEGVPAKYLLESGQDIKEVIEQLEINVPFKKKNLGNIIAEIFKRFRTTETSALLDRLKNLGYHHSTLAGLTVGIADIPVVEDKAEIIEESHKRVDQITKQFRRGMITDDERYNAVTAEWRAAREKLEKRLVANQDPKNPIVMMMDSGARGNISNFSQLAGMRGLMAAPNGRIMELPILSNFREGLSVLEMFFSTHGARKGMTDTALKTADSGYLTRRLVDVAQDVIIREDDCGTDRGLLITSITEGKEMIESLEERLNGRYTKKTVKHPETGAVIIGPNELITEDKAREIVNAGVEEVTIRSVFTCNTRHGVCRHCYGINLATGDAVEVGEAVGTIAAQSIGEPGTQLTMRTFHTGGVASNTDITQGLPRVQEIFEARNPKGEAVITEVKGEVTAIEEDASTRTKKVFVTGATGEGEYVVPFTARMKVEVGDQVSRGAALTEGSIQPKHLLAVRDVLSVETYLLAEVQKVYRSQGVEIGDKHIEVMVRQMIRKVRVMDPGDTDLLMGTLMDITDFTDANRDVVISGGVPATARPVLMGITKASLETNSFLSAASFQETTRVLTDAAIRGKKDHLLGLKENVIIGKIIPAGTGMARYRNLEPQAVNEVEIINEVTELPDGFETEENIVLK